Genomic segment of Sphingomonas sp. KRR8:
CCGAGGATTACACCGAGCTTGCGGTTCGCGTGCTCCACACCGCCTTCGGCCTCGATGCCCGCCAGGAGAGTGCCGCGTGAGCGTTCAGCGCCTCAATGAACTATGGTCCCGCGGGACCGACTTCCTCGGCTGCGAGCACGCCATCCTCGGCGGGGCGATGAGCTGGGTTTCCGAGCGCAACCTCGTTTCCGCCATCAGCAACGCCGGCGGCTTTGGCGTGATCGCCTGCGGCGCGATGAACCCGGAACTGCTCGACAACGAAATCCGCGAGACCAAGGCGCGTACGGAGCGGCCGTTCGGTGTCAATCTGATCACCATGCACCCGCAGCTGACCGAGCTGATCGAGGTCTGCGGTCGGCATGGGGTCAGCCACATCGTGCTTGCCGGCGGACTTCCACCCGGCGGCGCGATCGACAAGATCAAGGCGACCGGCGCCAAGCTCATCGCCTTCGCGCCGGCGCTCAGCCTCGCGAAGAAACTGATGCGCTCGGGCGCGGACGCCATCGTCATCGAAGGGATGGAAGCGGGCGGTCACATCGGACCGGTTTCGACCAGCGTGCTGGCGCAAGAGATCCTGCCGCATGTCTCCGCGGACATCCCGGTGTTCGTCGCGGGGGGCATTGGCCGCGGCGAGGCGATCGCGGCGTATCTGGAGATGGGCGCGGCTGGAGTGCAACTCGGCACCCGCTTTGTCTGCGCGACCGAGAGCATCGCGCACGCCAACTTCAAGAAAGCGTTCATACGCGCCTCCGCCCGCGATGCGGTGCCCAGCGTTCAGATCGATCCGCGCCTGCCGGTCATCCCCGTGCGCGCGCTCAAGAACAAGGAAACCGAGCGCTTCGCCGCCAAGCAACGCGAGATCGCCGAGCATCTCGACGGCAAGCGGCTGGAGATGGCCGAGGCGCAGCTTCAAATCGAACATTATTGGGCAGGTGCCCTTCGCCGAGCCGTGATCGACGGCGATGTCGAGACCGGCAGCGTCATGGCTGGCCAGTCAGTCGGCATGGTCACCAAGGAGCAGCCCACGGCCGAGATCATCGCCGAGCTGGTCGAGGAGGCGGCGACAGCATTGGCGCGGCGGTCCTAAGACCCGGTTGCGAAGGCGGCCGAAGGTGGCACAACGAGCCGGACGAATGACCCTTGACCTGGCAGGCTTCATTGACGGCGACTGATCCCTACGAGATCCTGGGAATTGGCCCAGCCGCCGACGATGCCACCATCCGCGCCGCCTACCGGGCGGGAATGAAGCGCTTCCACCCCGATCAAAATGCCGCCCCCGACGCGGCCGACAAGGCCCGCCTAGTCGCGTCCGCTTACCGGTTGCTCAGCGACCCCGACCAGCGCGCCCGCTACGATCGCCAGCAGGCGATGCGTGAGCAGGTCATCGCCCCGCCACCGCCGCCAACACCACGGTCGGCGCCGCGCGGACGGCTCGGCGGGTTGGCGCTCGTTGTTCTGAGCGCCGGGATCGTCGGCTTTGCGCTTACTCGACTGAACGGCCCCATGCCCCAGGCATCATCGGCGCCATCCGTACGACCTGCCTTGGCCTCGCCTCGTGCCGATGCCGAGCAGCAACTCGCTGATGCGGTCCCGCCCTCAGCGGTCATCGCCGGACCGGGAGACAATAGCGCTGCGC
This window contains:
- a CDS encoding J domain-containing protein, whose translation is MTATDPYEILGIGPAADDATIRAAYRAGMKRFHPDQNAAPDAADKARLVASAYRLLSDPDQRARYDRQQAMREQVIAPPPPPTPRSAPRGRLGGLALVVLSAGIVGFALTRLNGPMPQASSAPSVRPALASPRADAEQQLADAVPPSAVIAGPGDNSAARTASAPISVAPSPPPPITLSIKAPDLTLPKTGRQPAPAFREHAPSPLPAPTDIQGKPLPASAAQLAKPATDECETAATCARIDLAALDRMQTLLYNQSLANAPPAKQARLLSTRSSFIARLGRCASAVCKRDAYLDRNREIADLMRS
- a CDS encoding nitronate monooxygenase, translated to MSVQRLNELWSRGTDFLGCEHAILGGAMSWVSERNLVSAISNAGGFGVIACGAMNPELLDNEIRETKARTERPFGVNLITMHPQLTELIEVCGRHGVSHIVLAGGLPPGGAIDKIKATGAKLIAFAPALSLAKKLMRSGADAIVIEGMEAGGHIGPVSTSVLAQEILPHVSADIPVFVAGGIGRGEAIAAYLEMGAAGVQLGTRFVCATESIAHANFKKAFIRASARDAVPSVQIDPRLPVIPVRALKNKETERFAAKQREIAEHLDGKRLEMAEAQLQIEHYWAGALRRAVIDGDVETGSVMAGQSVGMVTKEQPTAEIIAELVEEAATALARRS